The genomic stretch TGGTTGTGCAGCTTATGCACATATGAAGCAAAGCAAACTAGAGACAAGGGCCAAAAAGTGTGTTATGCTGGGATATCAAGAGGATGTGAAAGCTTACAGACTATGGAATCTAGAAAGAGGTGATCAGAAAATTATTATTAGCAAGGATGTGAGCTTTAATGAAGCTGAAATGCCCTTCAAGAAGGAGCTACCTGCTGATAAGGTTAGTTCTGCAGATCTGCAGAGTTTTGAGATTGGTGAAGAATCTAGCAGGCTGGATTCTGATGAAGAGACTGAGGTCACAGAAAGCTAGGAAGAAGGTAGAGCTCAGCCACAATCACCTCAAGGGATTCCTCAACAAGATGCAGCAAAAAGTCAAGTGCCAAGATGAAACCCAACAAGAAACAACAGATTGCCCATCAGATTTTCTGACTATGATATGAGTTTCTTTGCTTTATGTGTGGCTGAAGTACTCATGTGCACAGAACCGTCAACATATGAAGAGGCCATAAGAAGCAAGGAGAGTAAGAAATGGATCAAGGCAATAAGGGAAGAGATTGAATCTCTGCTCAAGAATGGAATGTGGATTTTGGTGAAAAATCCAGAAACTCAAAAATTGATcagttgcaaatggatctttaagaagaaggtggaggtAGGAGAAGTTGAGACAATACGTTTCGAAGCCAGACTGGTAGCAAGAGGCTTCACACAAGTGGAGGGAATTGACTACACAGAAGTTTTCTCACCAGTAGTGAAGCACACCTCCATTAGAATCTTGGTTGCACTCACTGCTTATTTTGATTGGGAACTACATCAGCTAGATGTAAAAACAGCATTCCTTCATGGGGATCTTCAAGAAACAATCTATATGACGCAACCAAAGGGTTTTGAGAAACCTGGGAAGAGCAGAAagtgtgtttgttgaagaaaagtctctatggacttaagcagaGTAGCAGGCAGTGGAACCTTAAGTTTCATGAACATATGGAAACTATGGGGTTTGAGAGATCAAGTTTTGATAGCTGTGTTTATgtaaagagaaaaaaggggaagTGATAGTGGCATATTTGTTgatgtatgttgatgatattctATTGGCAGGCTCTTGCAACAGAGAAATTCAGCTGGTTAAGGATGATCTCAAAGtgaaatttgagatgaaggatcatggagaagcaagaaggaTCCTGGGCATGGATATTCtcagaaatataaagaaaaaggaaCTGAGATTGATCCAAGCAGCCTATGTGGATAAAGTTATCAAGAAGTACCCGATGTCAGATTCAAGGTCAGTGTCTATTCCTCTAGCCAGCCACATCAAATTGAGTAAGGAGCAGATGCCTAAGACAGACCGAGAGAGATTGGAGATGAACCTGGTTCCTTATGCAAATATAGTTGGTAGTGTGATGTACTTAATGATTTGCACAAGGCTGGATGTTGCACATGCCATTAGTGTGGCAAGCAGATACATGTCTGATTCGGGTAAGGGGCATTGGGATGCTCTAAAGTGGATTATGAAGTATCTGAAGGGACCTAGGAATGTTGGTCTGCATTTTGGAGGTGGAGCATGGTCTGATGATGATGAAATTTTGGAAGGATTTTGTGATTTAGACTATGCAGCAAATCTGGATAAAAGAAAATCTCAAAGTGGGTATATTTTCATATTGTTTGGCACAACCATAAGTTGGAAGTCTAATCTACAGTCTGTGGTTGCATTATCTACAACCGAGGCTTAGTACATTTCACTGACTGAGGCTGCGAAAGAAGACAAATGGCTGCAGGGGATACTTCATGATTTTAGGATTAAACAAGGTGCTGTGAAGATCAGTTGTGACAACAATTCTGCCATTTGTTTGGCCAAACATCAAATGTTCCATGAAAGGAGCAAACACATAGATGTTAGGAGGCACTACATTAGAGATGAAATCCAGAATGGGAAGATAAATGTGGTGAAGGTTCCAACAGAGGATAATGCCTCAGATATGCTGACAAAAGCTCAACCAGTTTCCAAGTTCAAACATTGCTTGGAATTGGTAGAAGTTGTGGAGTGCTAGAGACAGCAACAAGGTAGAGAATGGAGTTAGATGTTGATCAGATTTACAaggtcaaggtggagatttgtgatgGTGTGACCATGCAAATGGCTGACTCATGTTGAGCTGGGAGCCACTGGGCTCGGTGAGGAGAGGAAAAGGTTGGGCTCGGTGCATGAAGCTCAAACTAGCCGTTGTGAGCGGTTATAACAGATTTACAAAGGCTGAAGTTAGTTAGTAAATCTTGTTTTCTTATCTCTCATATATGTAGCTCAATGAGCCAAgaaaacacacaatatatacacattCTCCGATTCTCAGTTTTCTTTTGATAGTTAGCTCAACTTGTGATTAGCTTGAGCATTTCAAAATTGTAGTGAGGatctcatccttcttcttcacatcTTGATCAATAAACTCCATTAAagcttctccgtggacgtaggcaaATCAATGTCAAACCACGTAATTCTTTAAGTGTGTTTTATTTTCTCCGTTATCGCCATAGTTCTTGTTGTTTCTCATTCGATCAGAGCACCCATCCTTACAGAGTCCGTTTGCTTTGTTTCTTCAATtagtttttatttcattaataataatattaatcgaTTTGTTGAGAACGAAAATGACGAAATTACAATATTCATATAACAAAACCACAGTTACTTATCTTCGCCGTTTGAAGCAAAggttcagagagagagagaaataatttttttgtctCAAAATTCAATCGAGTTTGACTGCATTTTGGGCTGCATTTTAGTTCATCTTTCAGTCAAATTTCTTGTGATTCGATCATCATTTAAAATCTATCTCAAAATTTTACAACAAAactttattttgaaaatttatttcaatCTGAAAATGGGAGTTGACCGCTAATTGTCGCGCTCGTCGGCGAAAGGAGACTTCTTCTTTTCCGTTAATAAATTGAGCAATATAGATAAGCTTTGTCCTGGGCCAGATTGcatcaatttattttttggatCTAGCATTATTCTTTTTGATTTCTGAgagttttattttctttattttgttagccaaaaattaatttttcattttggacTATATTTGTAACACCCCTATCCGATTGGCGACCGACCGAATATGAGACGCCACAGTTCCAATACCATAACTTAACTTAAAACAATTTCTTTACAAAACAATTATACATTTATATTTATCGAAGAAAAtcaatatttcattatttattttacatGGCCGCAGAAATGAGCTACACATTTGTACAACATTAAAACACCTAACATGTCACGACGTCTGGCTACATAAAATATAATGTACCCAAATGTTAATGAGCTATGGAATTTTAACATGTTATCATTAGCTATAGAAAATTCAAATACACCGACTTCTGTTAATCTTGTTggctttattttattatttaatttatatatcaaTAAAGATGATTAAGTTTGATAAATCCCACAGAAATGTAGCATGTGCTTCAGATCGGACCTACGTACTTATACCAACTACTGtgatatataaatatacaaatgtATCATCTATTGTACCACCAAAAGGAAAGAAACAAGGTTATCTTAAGCTCATGTCAGTTtcaaaaatacataattattaatttccgcatttatttccttgaaataaaaatttctttcattttttatctgttattaaaaatagaaactttccaaTTTAGGAAACAaacctcacaatccactaacactaattcccctactttttctccttctctcttattttaccactTTTATATTAAAATCTGTGCCGTTTTCAAAATTACTATTTTTAAcaaaatggagggagtatataggaATAAGAATTGGTGACTGTTTTTGAAGAATCTGCACTTGTACTCGAAATTACGGACATACTCGAAATTGATAAGTTGGGTTtgatttaatgaaattttagtTACAAACTCAAGGCCTTATTCTATTCATTTATAACTATTTAATTTTGGaggatttaatttaattaaaggaGCCAAGCATATAGCATATATACTATTCGAGAATTGCAAGTTACTACAACAAGAATAAACAATATTCCCTGGAACATTGCAACCAATTGAGGGAATCTTGGAGGGAATCTACACGTTCAACTAACGTactttttgatttaattggtggttTAAATTCTTGATCTTTAACGTGACTGGGGAGTTTGGAGATCATTAATTAGGtccacaaaattaattaaaataatagatCTTTTACACTTTTACCACCTCATCGTCGCAAGGAATCATTAATTAGGttttgattaaattaaaaatgcGCTGTACCAATATTTTGCAATTCTTGCATGGTGAAGCCATGGGAAAGAAAATCTTATAAAatatctccaatttaattatAGTAATGTTGTAAACTTTTTTAGCACGATTAATTTTTTAAGCatgcattaattttttaagcATACTATTAGTTACAACTTGCTGAAGAGATAAAAGTAGGGCTGataatttttgacacgacacgataacacgacacgaaccggcacgaaattaatgggtttgggtcagagcttattgggttcgtgtccttatcgggtcgacctgTTAAGGACACAAAAATTTCGTGCCGTGTACTTGTCgagttcgtgttatccgttaagaaataatattataatattattaattcttattattttcatttttgatcaattttgttggatttttgttggattttgttggattttgttaCTAAGAAATTATTGATGTTTTAATGTTTAGATTAGATTTTTTAATTAGCAATTGGatatttttaataggtttaaccgttatcaggtcgtgttgttatcaagtcgttatcgtgtcatctcatgtacgtgttgttatcgtgtcgtgttgacccgaagtggttcgcgtcgttaatgggttcgtgtcgtgttcgtgtctgagggtagcgggtcgtgttcgtgttcgtgtttgaggttttcttaaccggtcgtgttcgtgtttgttgttatcgtgtcgacgcgataacgacccgacacgcacgatttgccattCCTAGATAAAAGTGGAATACAACCCAAATTCCTCTATTTGACGAAAAACGTCCTTTATGGATTGCATTTTTTGAGTGGCTGCCTCGTTATTTCTTTATAGTTTCTAAATAAATCGTGGTTTATAGTAGCTCTCAATATCACCACCACTACTACAccaacttaattaattacaatTAATCATTTTTGGTATATGTACAATAATATTTAGTTTTCCCCCTTCTTGGATACTATCTTCGTCCACTATTTAAAGGGTCATTTTGACtcaacacaaattttaaaaaattatttgattttgtgaagaaaagtaaagaaagaatgtgagacccatttttaatattagttttataatgtgGAGTCCgcataattaaaatagaataaagtaaataattgTATAAATCGTGGATAtttcaaaataacaaaatcTTTAAATAATGGAGAAAGGGAGTATGGTTTTGTCCTTTCTTATTCCCCCAAGTGTGATGCACCCACAACCatcaaacttaattatttaatttcactAATATGCTTTGGCATTTCACCTAGTCACATGTTTGGTAGTAGTGATAACTTCAAAGCTCAATTAGTATGGATCCAATAAATGAAAGAATGGTTTTCTTATTGGTTAGATTCAAAAACAAGATAATAAAGTGAAATGTTTGATAGATTAGATTATTTAGTAGATTAATACACTTTTGCATTTGGCAGCTAAATAGAGACAAAGTAAAGAAGTATACTAGTTCATTTACACACTTTTTTGTAATATCGCAAGATACTTTTTGTGATCACTCACACTTTTCACAACATCACAACAAAGATTAAATATTATTTCTGCATTATACTACTATAACATATCTCCAATAAAAATACATCATTAACCTATGGAAAACAATGGTACATATGGTTTCATATTTCTATCTAGAAACATGTTTAATTTCATTTCCAATAAATGAAGAAATATTATACTCCTAAGATCCTACTCCTATAGGCTTCTTCGTCTCGACGATCTCTATAACTAATTGATCATCAACATCATTATTTACGGGTTTCACAATCCCACGGTGAAGCAGCTTCACTTGTTTAAACCCTGCTTTCTCAGCCAATTCATTGACAGAAACTACTATTTTTTCGACAAATTTAATGATGTCGATGAGTATGGACGCAACGACTAGCATTGGCATGATTCGTTGAAGGTCTGCTTCGTTTGGCGACGAGGAGTAATTTTCCATtatgttcttgagttcatcGGCTGCAGCTTTGGAGTTGATTAAATGAAGTGCAACAGATGATGATGGAATTGACATGTTTTTCATTGATGTGGATACTTCTTTGAGAGCCTTGCCACATTCCATGCTCATTTTCACACATGAAGGTTGAATTTTCTGTTCGAATTCGGATACTACCTGTAAAAATAGGAATGAACAACGTATTTAGATCGATTCTTGAATTTATATATCGtataaactccaaactatgatcagGACCGTTAGATTTCAAGATATGATGATGTTAACAGATGACAAATAAcgtcaacagaaaatgtcaacacaaggTCAACcaattgacattgtgttgacattttctgctAATGTTATTTGTCTATCTGTTAACATCATATCTTGAAATCTAAttgtccagatcatagtttggagtttgtagaAAAGATGCCgtttgcattttattattaCCCGCAGTACTAGTATATAGTATATATGTACCTGAATTTTAGAATTAGTTATGCAGCCACTAAGTATTTCAATTTGGTAAGCACATTGTCTGACTATGCCACCCACGTTCAAGTAGAGTTTCCATGGATGATTCAGCTTGAAACGTCCATGACTAGGTTCCCACCATGCAAAATTAGCCTGTATTTAATAAtcacataaatatattaataaaagcATCTATACAAAAAAGGAATAACAAAAAAGGACATAGTTACTAAGTAGTCACCAATGTTTCCTCGGTTGATTTTGAGTTGAGCACACATTTATGAACTTGGAGATATGACTTATCCCTACCATCCTTAGGCGACACCACATCGGCAAACTCGGAACCGAAACCTGCAAATTTACCGACAAATTagtcaatcctagatggataatcatgtgatatTTAGTCATAGCCAATTTCATCCAACTAAAATAACCCGATGATAATTTAATCttagattatatcttgatacTTTTTTATTTAGGAAACCAGACATCAACATAtactaaaaaaacaataaaaatctAATAGATATATTTACCTTGTAAGGAGGAAGAAAGCTTTAGTATGTTAGAAGCAATGAGATTATGCAAATCTAGACCAGCCCAAACCGGGTAGATGCAAAGGGACACAAGGATGCAGGTGGCGCCGCCTATCAAAATCGTTGACAGCCGTTGATGAGCCAGCTCCATTATCTCACTGATCCGAGCACCCGACACCGCCACCAGACTGAACGTTAGTATGAATATCAACACCCCATAATCGTATCTCCTCTTCACCTTTGGGATGAATCGTGTAAATGTTGATACAGCAGCTGCATTTTACAACATCTCAAAAATTCAAACTTTCttctttattaattattagaTATGATCAGTTGCTAATTATTATTTACTAACTGCTAACTATAACTATGTCAACAACCCATGTTATAGATGTCAATTAAAATTTAGTTGACATACAAATGTGTTCGTGTTGACTTAGTTAGCGGTTACCAACCTAACATGACTCTAttaattatagtactataatttttaaaatatttttaattaccTAGAATGAAAACCAAAATGGCAAGAACAATTGGCTCTCCTCTCTCCCCACATAGGTTAGCCAAATATTCAGCTCCAACTCCTAAGGCTCCAGCTAGTAGAGTGGCACCCCCTCGGTTCAAACTCTTCGAAATTGTGCCTCCTgcaataattaaattagtataatgtatatacataaataaaatttttgtaCATGCTACATATGATCAAGTGCTAGTAATTGTTTGAGTAATTAACTTACCAACTGAGAATTCGAATACGACGACGACAGTCAAAATGGCCCACATCCCGGCTTGTCCGAAGCCGTCATAGAGAGGTCTGAAGTAGTAGAACAAAGACACTAAGGTAAGAGCGAATCCAACCTTAATGGAGTGCAAGATTCTTCGCGGATCATCTTCTCCGATCTTCTTTGTCTTCACCGCCACGTCCTTAATCTTAACCTTGAGATTTTCGAACATGGCTTTCAAGAAATTAGACTGAGTTGTTTCTTGGTTGATTGAGGTAATCTCCATGGATGAATACAAATTAAGCAGTAGAAATAGTGAAGCATGCAAAGATGAGAGTGGAGAGATTAAGAGATGTGGTACATTTGTGTGGACTTGTACACTGTGGGTTTTGGATTTTATAAGAGGTGGAAATTGgaaaataggagaataaaagttTTACAATAGTTGTGGAAATTAAATGGCGGTGATCTATTCCGTTTTGGCATGCTTTAATCCGATTTCTCTTTGTGGGGAGGTtaatattttgttatatttaaaTAGTAATCACACGGTTGTGTGAGTTGGATTCTGCCCAATTTGTTGAAGCTTCACTTATATGTTTGTCTTATGTGTCTagatttcatttatgaaaatattCTATGAACTACGTTTATACTATATTTCATTCGTCCGATAATACCAATCTAGACAAATGCATGCACTTAACTTAATGCGGCAAGTTCCAAAACCTTAATATGGAACTCCATTTGTCCACTATTAATATTCTTAATAaagattaaaatattattaatgaaaaatgagGTGCACGATATTAATTTAGATGGATATAAgcatataaaataattaaaaaaaaaagcgaATGAAACTTATGCCTTTATGCAATTGATATTAATTTAGATGGATATAAGCatataaaagaattaaaaaaaagcgAATGAAACTTATGCCTTTATGCAATTTAaattaacatgaaattaattcaTAGAGTTAAAAATTAACTATAATGCAATTTGTTCAATTATAAGATTAATTGATTTCAtgttaatataattaattgcaTGCATAGAATGCAAATAACATCCAAagaattaaatcctaaaaaatatgaatagtACTGTTAGATAAACCCATCATTAATGATTCTCCAAATAATTAACTGTAGATGGCTCACTACGTCTACATGTAATATTTATGTGCTATATCATAGAGATCTTTTCATCTTGTTCCTGAACTCTTTATTTGAGTTTTGTGTCGGCAAAACACAATATAGGAGTTAACTATAAAAGAGACATAACTCCAGCTACAAAGAAGAGAGCAgttgaataaaattaaaaattcttaTATAATGGAGATTTCAAAAATCATGTTATGAAACTACGATTATGTCTCAAAGTCTAGTctcatattaataaaattattatgagTTAACTATTGGACTATGCAACATATGTTGGACctttactaattaaataaagaaacaatttaatccaAGGGCAACATAATATCATAACCAATTACTATAGTAGAATAATATCAATTGCCCCTCAATCCTTAATTACAAGTAATCTGAGaaattttttagtttaattatttACCGTGTTTGAGATTGAAATATCCATTAATATCTGATGCCCGACTTTAagtaattaacatattttatccAAAAGTGGTCTAGTTCAAGAGCATTATTTATTAtccatggaataaattccaattaATTGGGCTTTTCGAATAATAAATCCGCTAGACTATCCTAGCAACGGATTCTCCCGGGACATAATTCAGTTCAATACCTATCCTAGCACTgttagacattaatcaccattGCCAAGATTTAGGATACCTAGATTATGAAACACTCACACCTTTTGATAAATTAAAGCAATGCACAATTAATTTTGTATGCTCAAAGTTGTATATAAAGATTAATAGTAATAATCACATAGATCTCGTCATTCAGTAAGTAACAAGAAATACatatttcaatattaaattcttttagTGTTATAGGAGTATGACACTAGTATCGTTAGCTCACAAGACAAGAAAACTTTGAGACTGACAGTGCAATCTTTACCAATAGATAGTCAAAGCCTATTTAAATTGTACAATAATGATATAAATATCGTGATCTTAATATAAACATCTTGATGAAGATatcactaataatgatagtaaTAAATTGACAGAGTACTAAGTTTATTACATTTAAAAGTTACTCCGAAAATGGCCATGGATTTA from Salvia splendens isolate huo1 chromosome 4, SspV2, whole genome shotgun sequence encodes the following:
- the LOC121800304 gene encoding aluminum-activated malate transporter 8-like; its protein translation is MEITSINQETTQSNFLKAMFENLKVKIKDVAVKTKKIGEDDPRRILHSIKVGFALTLVSLFYYFRPLYDGFGQAGMWAILTVVVVFEFSVGGTISKSLNRGGATLLAGALGVGAEYLANLCGERGEPIVLAILVFILAAVSTFTRFIPKVKRRYDYGVLIFILTFSLVAVSGARISEIMELAHQRLSTILIGGATCILVSLCIYPVWAGLDLHNLIASNILKLSSSLQGFGSEFADVVSPKDGRDKSYLQVHKCVLNSKSTEETLANFAWWEPSHGRFKLNHPWKLYLNVGGIVRQCAYQIEILSGCITNSKIQVVSEFEQKIQPSCVKMSMECGKALKEVSTSMKNMSIPSSSVALHLINSKAAADELKNIMENYSSSPNEADLQRIMPMLVVASILIDIIKFVEKIVVSVNELAEKAGFKQVKLLHRGIVKPVNNDVDDQLVIEIVETKKPIGVGS